One Campylobacter sputorum subsp. sputorum DNA segment encodes these proteins:
- the sstT gene encoding serine/threonine transporter SstT, with translation MPTLHELFKSYTEKNIVIRILIGMFLGIILALSAKYSDITFLKNFVNFSKLLGDLFITSLKSVAPILVFILVANSILSKNFSNTKGLKKVIQLYLLGTFFGGLTGVVFSYLFPITLNLNIPANINIQNPSSLIAVFQNLLFKMIDNPINALINANYIGILSWAIILGIMLRKSNQSTKHLFGDLADAITKIVKFVIQFAPFGIFGLVCISVYTTGLDVLLSYGKLILLLVFAMLFLALIINPLIVWLYTRKNPYPLVFFCLKESGITAFFTRSSAANIPVNLALSKKLNLDEELYPISIPLGANINMGGASVVIAIMSLCAAFSLGLKPDFASAVLLCLVATIGACGASGVAGGSLMLIPLACSLFGISDDIAMQVIAIGFIIGVIQDSLETAINSSTDILFTAVASYATATKY, from the coding sequence ATGCCAACATTGCACGAACTTTTTAAATCTTATACAGAAAAAAACATAGTTATAAGAATTCTCATAGGAATGTTTCTAGGCATAATTTTAGCTCTAAGTGCAAAATATAGCGATATAACTTTTTTAAAAAACTTTGTAAATTTTTCAAAACTTTTAGGGGATCTTTTTATAACTTCATTAAAAAGCGTAGCACCTATTTTAGTTTTTATATTAGTGGCAAATTCAATACTTTCTAAAAATTTTTCAAATACAAAAGGTTTAAAAAAAGTGATACAACTTTATCTTTTAGGCACTTTTTTTGGAGGTTTAACTGGAGTTGTATTTTCTTATCTTTTTCCAATAACACTAAATTTAAACATACCAGCTAATATTAACATACAAAATCCTAGTAGTTTGATTGCTGTTTTTCAAAATTTGCTTTTTAAAATGATTGATAATCCAATAAATGCATTAATCAATGCAAATTATATAGGAATTTTATCTTGGGCAATAATTTTAGGAATTATGCTTAGAAAATCAAACCAAAGCACAAAACACCTATTTGGCGATCTTGCGGATGCTATCACAAAGATAGTTAAATTTGTTATACAATTTGCACCATTTGGTATATTTGGTCTTGTTTGTATAAGCGTATATACCACAGGATTAGATGTTTTGCTAAGCTATGGAAAACTCATACTTCTTTTAGTTTTTGCAATGCTATTTTTAGCTCTTATCATAAATCCTCTTATAGTTTGGCTATATACACGAAAAAATCCTTATCCATTAGTTTTTTTCTGCCTTAAAGAAAGTGGGATAACAGCGTTTTTTACGAGAAGTTCAGCCGCAAATATACCAGTAAATTTAGCTTTATCAAAAAAACTAAATTTAGATGAAGAGCTATATCCTATATCAATACCACTTGGTGCAAATATAAATATGGGAGGAGCTTCTGTTGTAATTGCTATTATGTCGCTTTGTGCTGCTTTTAGTCTTGGACTAAAGCCTGATTTTGCAAGTGCTGTTTTATTATGTCTTGTTGCTACTATAGGGGCTTGTGGTGCTAGCGGTGTTGCAGGAGGATCGCTTATGCTTATCCCGCTTGCATGTTCATTGTTTGGAATAAGTGATGATATTGCTATGCAAGTTATAGCAATTGGCTTTATCATAGGCGTTATACAAGATAGTTTAGAAACTGCTATAAATAGCTCAACAGATATTTTATTTACAGCCGTTGCATCTTATGCTACAGCAACTAAATATTAA